In Oryzias melastigma strain HK-1 linkage group LG16, ASM292280v2, whole genome shotgun sequence, a single genomic region encodes these proteins:
- the etv1 gene encoding ETS translocation variant 1 isoform X2 translates to MERSQDQQVPNSKEQTGRRNVLTLALDSEELFQDLRGLQETWLAEAQVPDNDEQFVPDFQTENLAFHGLQLKIKRELHSPCSELSSTCSQERPFKLQYGEKGPYSISAYEQKQLAGMKPSSPVTPPSSTPVSPIHHGSPTAAPTPKADRTFGHMAPSQPLSDGAYSLDHRFRRQLSEPCHSFPSPPSMARDSRPIYHRQMSEPNIPFPPQGFKQEYPDPLFEHPAMMGAPLPHGYPAGMMIKQEPRDFTYDSEVPSCHSVYLRQDGYLAHSNRTEGCMFDKVARHFYDDTCVVPEKVEAGDIKQESGLFREGPSYQRRGSLQLWQFLVALLDDPSNSHFIAWTGRGMEFKLIEPEEVARRWGIQKNRPAMNYDKLSRSLRYYYEKGIMQKVAGERYVYKFVCDPEALFSMAFPDNQRPVLKTDVERQINEEDTVPLSHFDENMAYVQEGPYCQPHPYSEGYVY, encoded by the exons ATGGAGCGTTCTCAGGACCAGCAGGTGCCAAACTCCAAA GAGCAGACCGGAAGGAGGAACGTCCTGACCCTGGCCCTGGACTCTGAAG AGCTCTTCCAGGACCTCCGTGGGCTGCAGGAGACCTGGCTGGCAGAAG CTCAAGTTCCCGACAACGATGAGCAGTTTGTTCCGGACTTCCAGACCGAAAACT TGGCGTTCCACGGACTGCAGCTGAAGATCAAGCGGGAGCTGCACAGCCCGTGCTCCGAGCTGAGCTCCACCTGCAGTCAGGAGCGGCCCTTCAAGCTCCAGTATGGAGAGAAGGGCCCCTACAGCATCAG TGCCTATGAGCAGAAGCAGCTTGCAGGAATGAAGCCCTCCAGCCCGGTGACGCCCCCCAGCAGCACCCCCGTGTCCCCCATCCACCATGGCTCCCCGACGGCAGCGCCGACTCCTAAAGCGGACCGGACGTTCGGCCACATGGCGCCCTCGCAGCCGCTGTCGGACGGCGCCTACTCTCTGGACCACAG GTTTCGCCGTCAGCTCTCCGAGCCGTGCCACTCTTTTCCCTCCCCGCCGTCGATGGCTCGGGACAGCCGGCCCATCTACCACCGGCAGATGTCGGAGCCAAACATCCCCTTCCCTCCGCAGGGCTTCAAGCAGGAGTACCCCGACCCCCTCTTTGAGCACCCCGCCATGATGGGAGCGCCGCTGCCCCACGGATACCCCGCCGGCATGATGATCAAGCAGGAGCCCAGAGACTTCACCTACGACTCAG AAGTGCCGAGCTGCCATTCTGTCTACTTACGGCAAGACGGCTACCTGGCTCACTCTAACCGGACTGAAG GCTGTATGTTTGACAAAGTGGCGCGGCATTTCTACGATGACACCTGCGTGGTGCCTGAGAAGGTTGAAG CAGGCGACATCAAGCAGGAGTCGGGCCTGTTCCGGGAGGGCCCGTCGTACCAGCGCAGAGGCTCCCTGCAGCTCTGGCAGTTCCTGGTGGCCCTGCTGGACGATCCATCAAACTCCCACTTCATCGCCTGGACGGGCCGCGGCATGGAGTTTAAACTCATCGAGCCAGAAGAG GTCGCTCGCCGCTGGGGCATCCAGAAGAATCGTCCGGCGATGAACTACGACAAACTCAGCAGATCGTTGCGTTACTACTACGAGAAAGGAATCATGCAAAAG GTGGCAGGTGAAAGATACGTCTACAAGTTCGTGTGCGACCCCGAGGCCCTGTTCTCCATGGCGTTCCCCGACAATCAGCGTCCGGTGCTGAAGACGGACGTGGAGCGGCAAATCAACGAGGAGGACACCGTGCCGCTGTCGCACTTTGATGAGAACATGGCCTACGTGCAGGAGGGGCCCTACTGCCAGCCACACCCCTACAGCGAAGGCTACGTTTATTAA
- the etv1 gene encoding ETS translocation variant 1 isoform X1 codes for MERSQDQQVPNSKQEQTGRRNVLTLALDSEELFQDLRGLQETWLAEAQVPDNDEQFVPDFQTENLAFHGLQLKIKRELHSPCSELSSTCSQERPFKLQYGEKGPYSISAYEQKQLAGMKPSSPVTPPSSTPVSPIHHGSPTAAPTPKADRTFGHMAPSQPLSDGAYSLDHRFRRQLSEPCHSFPSPPSMARDSRPIYHRQMSEPNIPFPPQGFKQEYPDPLFEHPAMMGAPLPHGYPAGMMIKQEPRDFTYDSEVPSCHSVYLRQDGYLAHSNRTEGCMFDKVARHFYDDTCVVPEKVEAGDIKQESGLFREGPSYQRRGSLQLWQFLVALLDDPSNSHFIAWTGRGMEFKLIEPEEVARRWGIQKNRPAMNYDKLSRSLRYYYEKGIMQKVAGERYVYKFVCDPEALFSMAFPDNQRPVLKTDVERQINEEDTVPLSHFDENMAYVQEGPYCQPHPYSEGYVY; via the exons ATGGAGCGTTCTCAGGACCAGCAGGTGCCAAACTCCAAA CAGGAGCAGACCGGAAGGAGGAACGTCCTGACCCTGGCCCTGGACTCTGAAG AGCTCTTCCAGGACCTCCGTGGGCTGCAGGAGACCTGGCTGGCAGAAG CTCAAGTTCCCGACAACGATGAGCAGTTTGTTCCGGACTTCCAGACCGAAAACT TGGCGTTCCACGGACTGCAGCTGAAGATCAAGCGGGAGCTGCACAGCCCGTGCTCCGAGCTGAGCTCCACCTGCAGTCAGGAGCGGCCCTTCAAGCTCCAGTATGGAGAGAAGGGCCCCTACAGCATCAG TGCCTATGAGCAGAAGCAGCTTGCAGGAATGAAGCCCTCCAGCCCGGTGACGCCCCCCAGCAGCACCCCCGTGTCCCCCATCCACCATGGCTCCCCGACGGCAGCGCCGACTCCTAAAGCGGACCGGACGTTCGGCCACATGGCGCCCTCGCAGCCGCTGTCGGACGGCGCCTACTCTCTGGACCACAG GTTTCGCCGTCAGCTCTCCGAGCCGTGCCACTCTTTTCCCTCCCCGCCGTCGATGGCTCGGGACAGCCGGCCCATCTACCACCGGCAGATGTCGGAGCCAAACATCCCCTTCCCTCCGCAGGGCTTCAAGCAGGAGTACCCCGACCCCCTCTTTGAGCACCCCGCCATGATGGGAGCGCCGCTGCCCCACGGATACCCCGCCGGCATGATGATCAAGCAGGAGCCCAGAGACTTCACCTACGACTCAG AAGTGCCGAGCTGCCATTCTGTCTACTTACGGCAAGACGGCTACCTGGCTCACTCTAACCGGACTGAAG GCTGTATGTTTGACAAAGTGGCGCGGCATTTCTACGATGACACCTGCGTGGTGCCTGAGAAGGTTGAAG CAGGCGACATCAAGCAGGAGTCGGGCCTGTTCCGGGAGGGCCCGTCGTACCAGCGCAGAGGCTCCCTGCAGCTCTGGCAGTTCCTGGTGGCCCTGCTGGACGATCCATCAAACTCCCACTTCATCGCCTGGACGGGCCGCGGCATGGAGTTTAAACTCATCGAGCCAGAAGAG GTCGCTCGCCGCTGGGGCATCCAGAAGAATCGTCCGGCGATGAACTACGACAAACTCAGCAGATCGTTGCGTTACTACTACGAGAAAGGAATCATGCAAAAG GTGGCAGGTGAAAGATACGTCTACAAGTTCGTGTGCGACCCCGAGGCCCTGTTCTCCATGGCGTTCCCCGACAATCAGCGTCCGGTGCTGAAGACGGACGTGGAGCGGCAAATCAACGAGGAGGACACCGTGCCGCTGTCGCACTTTGATGAGAACATGGCCTACGTGCAGGAGGGGCCCTACTGCCAGCCACACCCCTACAGCGAAGGCTACGTTTATTAA
- the etv1 gene encoding ETS translocation variant 1 isoform X4, translating into MSSLFRTSRPKTVMAFHGLQLKIKRELHSPCSELSSTCSQERPFKLQYGEKGPYSISAYEQKQLAGMKPSSPVTPPSSTPVSPIHHGSPTAAPTPKADRTFGHMAPSQPLSDGAYSLDHRFRRQLSEPCHSFPSPPSMARDSRPIYHRQMSEPNIPFPPQGFKQEYPDPLFEHPAMMGAPLPHGYPAGMMIKQEPRDFTYDSEVPSCHSVYLRQDGYLAHSNRTEGCMFDKVARHFYDDTCVVPEKVEAGDIKQESGLFREGPSYQRRGSLQLWQFLVALLDDPSNSHFIAWTGRGMEFKLIEPEEVARRWGIQKNRPAMNYDKLSRSLRYYYEKGIMQKVAGERYVYKFVCDPEALFSMAFPDNQRPVLKTDVERQINEEDTVPLSHFDENMAYVQEGPYCQPHPYSEGYVY; encoded by the exons ATGAGCAGTTTGTTCCGGACTTCCAGACCGAAAACTGTGA TGGCGTTCCACGGACTGCAGCTGAAGATCAAGCGGGAGCTGCACAGCCCGTGCTCCGAGCTGAGCTCCACCTGCAGTCAGGAGCGGCCCTTCAAGCTCCAGTATGGAGAGAAGGGCCCCTACAGCATCAG TGCCTATGAGCAGAAGCAGCTTGCAGGAATGAAGCCCTCCAGCCCGGTGACGCCCCCCAGCAGCACCCCCGTGTCCCCCATCCACCATGGCTCCCCGACGGCAGCGCCGACTCCTAAAGCGGACCGGACGTTCGGCCACATGGCGCCCTCGCAGCCGCTGTCGGACGGCGCCTACTCTCTGGACCACAG GTTTCGCCGTCAGCTCTCCGAGCCGTGCCACTCTTTTCCCTCCCCGCCGTCGATGGCTCGGGACAGCCGGCCCATCTACCACCGGCAGATGTCGGAGCCAAACATCCCCTTCCCTCCGCAGGGCTTCAAGCAGGAGTACCCCGACCCCCTCTTTGAGCACCCCGCCATGATGGGAGCGCCGCTGCCCCACGGATACCCCGCCGGCATGATGATCAAGCAGGAGCCCAGAGACTTCACCTACGACTCAG AAGTGCCGAGCTGCCATTCTGTCTACTTACGGCAAGACGGCTACCTGGCTCACTCTAACCGGACTGAAG GCTGTATGTTTGACAAAGTGGCGCGGCATTTCTACGATGACACCTGCGTGGTGCCTGAGAAGGTTGAAG CAGGCGACATCAAGCAGGAGTCGGGCCTGTTCCGGGAGGGCCCGTCGTACCAGCGCAGAGGCTCCCTGCAGCTCTGGCAGTTCCTGGTGGCCCTGCTGGACGATCCATCAAACTCCCACTTCATCGCCTGGACGGGCCGCGGCATGGAGTTTAAACTCATCGAGCCAGAAGAG GTCGCTCGCCGCTGGGGCATCCAGAAGAATCGTCCGGCGATGAACTACGACAAACTCAGCAGATCGTTGCGTTACTACTACGAGAAAGGAATCATGCAAAAG GTGGCAGGTGAAAGATACGTCTACAAGTTCGTGTGCGACCCCGAGGCCCTGTTCTCCATGGCGTTCCCCGACAATCAGCGTCCGGTGCTGAAGACGGACGTGGAGCGGCAAATCAACGAGGAGGACACCGTGCCGCTGTCGCACTTTGATGAGAACATGGCCTACGTGCAGGAGGGGCCCTACTGCCAGCCACACCCCTACAGCGAAGGCTACGTTTATTAA
- the etv1 gene encoding ETS translocation variant 1 isoform X3 — protein MLQDLSASVLFPPCLQHRTFAQVPDNDEQFVPDFQTENLAFHGLQLKIKRELHSPCSELSSTCSQERPFKLQYGEKGPYSISAYEQKQLAGMKPSSPVTPPSSTPVSPIHHGSPTAAPTPKADRTFGHMAPSQPLSDGAYSLDHRFRRQLSEPCHSFPSPPSMARDSRPIYHRQMSEPNIPFPPQGFKQEYPDPLFEHPAMMGAPLPHGYPAGMMIKQEPRDFTYDSEVPSCHSVYLRQDGYLAHSNRTEGCMFDKVARHFYDDTCVVPEKVEAGDIKQESGLFREGPSYQRRGSLQLWQFLVALLDDPSNSHFIAWTGRGMEFKLIEPEEVARRWGIQKNRPAMNYDKLSRSLRYYYEKGIMQKVAGERYVYKFVCDPEALFSMAFPDNQRPVLKTDVERQINEEDTVPLSHFDENMAYVQEGPYCQPHPYSEGYVY, from the exons ATGCTTCAGGATTTAAGCGCCAGTGTCCTGTTTCCGCCGTGTCTCCAGCACCGAACTTTTG CTCAAGTTCCCGACAACGATGAGCAGTTTGTTCCGGACTTCCAGACCGAAAACT TGGCGTTCCACGGACTGCAGCTGAAGATCAAGCGGGAGCTGCACAGCCCGTGCTCCGAGCTGAGCTCCACCTGCAGTCAGGAGCGGCCCTTCAAGCTCCAGTATGGAGAGAAGGGCCCCTACAGCATCAG TGCCTATGAGCAGAAGCAGCTTGCAGGAATGAAGCCCTCCAGCCCGGTGACGCCCCCCAGCAGCACCCCCGTGTCCCCCATCCACCATGGCTCCCCGACGGCAGCGCCGACTCCTAAAGCGGACCGGACGTTCGGCCACATGGCGCCCTCGCAGCCGCTGTCGGACGGCGCCTACTCTCTGGACCACAG GTTTCGCCGTCAGCTCTCCGAGCCGTGCCACTCTTTTCCCTCCCCGCCGTCGATGGCTCGGGACAGCCGGCCCATCTACCACCGGCAGATGTCGGAGCCAAACATCCCCTTCCCTCCGCAGGGCTTCAAGCAGGAGTACCCCGACCCCCTCTTTGAGCACCCCGCCATGATGGGAGCGCCGCTGCCCCACGGATACCCCGCCGGCATGATGATCAAGCAGGAGCCCAGAGACTTCACCTACGACTCAG AAGTGCCGAGCTGCCATTCTGTCTACTTACGGCAAGACGGCTACCTGGCTCACTCTAACCGGACTGAAG GCTGTATGTTTGACAAAGTGGCGCGGCATTTCTACGATGACACCTGCGTGGTGCCTGAGAAGGTTGAAG CAGGCGACATCAAGCAGGAGTCGGGCCTGTTCCGGGAGGGCCCGTCGTACCAGCGCAGAGGCTCCCTGCAGCTCTGGCAGTTCCTGGTGGCCCTGCTGGACGATCCATCAAACTCCCACTTCATCGCCTGGACGGGCCGCGGCATGGAGTTTAAACTCATCGAGCCAGAAGAG GTCGCTCGCCGCTGGGGCATCCAGAAGAATCGTCCGGCGATGAACTACGACAAACTCAGCAGATCGTTGCGTTACTACTACGAGAAAGGAATCATGCAAAAG GTGGCAGGTGAAAGATACGTCTACAAGTTCGTGTGCGACCCCGAGGCCCTGTTCTCCATGGCGTTCCCCGACAATCAGCGTCCGGTGCTGAAGACGGACGTGGAGCGGCAAATCAACGAGGAGGACACCGTGCCGCTGTCGCACTTTGATGAGAACATGGCCTACGTGCAGGAGGGGCCCTACTGCCAGCCACACCCCTACAGCGAAGGCTACGTTTATTAA